CGCTGGGGTTCGCCACGTCGATGTACAACAACGCGTACCTCGACCGGCGGATCTCCGCACGGATGCGCCGAAACGACGCCGACAGCTACCGCGCGTACCAGCGGCGGCTCGAATCGGACGACGAGGAACAGCAGGCCCTCCTCGACGCGCTGAGCGTCAACGTCACCTCTTTCTTCCGGAACGCCGACGTGTGGGAGGCGCTCCGTCCCGTCCTCAGAGAGCTTACGGCCGCGGGACGGACAAAGGTGTGGAGTGCGGCCTGCTCGGACGGCAGGGAGGCGTACTCGCTGGCGATGCTCGCACACGACGATCCGGAGGTCCGCGCGGACCGGATCCGGATCGTCGGGACGGACATCAAACGATCCATCCTCCAGGCGGCGAAACGCGGCGAGTACCTGGCCTCCGAGACGAACGATCTGGAGTCCCAACTCGCCCCGATCGGCGACTACGAGCGGTACGTCGAGCGGGACGAGGACTGCTACCGCGTCTCGCGTCCGGTGAAACGGATGGTCGAGTTCCGCCGGCACGACCTCATCAGGGAGTCGCCACCGCACGAGTTCGACCTCGTCTTGTGTCGGAACCTCTTCATTTACGTCGACGCCGACGCCAAGCGCGCGGTGTTCGAGACGCTCGGGTCGGGGCTCCGGCCGGGCGGCTACCTCACGATCGGAATGACAGAGACCGTCCCGTCGGCCTGTCGGTCCTGGTTCGAACCGGTGGAGAAGCGGCTCCGGATCTACCGAAGCACACGCTGACATGAAGCAGGGTGAGTACAAGCTGTCCGACACGCACGGCCGCTTTCTCAGGGCCGAACGGAACGGCCGGGAACTGCAGGACGCGGCGTGGACGAGCGGACGGATCCTCCTGTCGAACAGACGGCTCATCCTCGCGGGATCGGGCGGCAAGCGGACGTTCCCCCTCTCGACGATCGAGGGGGTCGAGGGGCGCTACGACGTCAACCAGGACGTCGCGAGCGTCTCGAACTACCTCTCGCTCCGGATCCCGAACGGCGTCGTCCTGGTCGCACCGACGGAGTACGAGACGTTCGAGCAGGAGTTCTACGGGGCCGTCCTGAACGAGGGGACGTTCCTCGCGCGGCATCCCGCGGTCGAAGGCGGCGTCGTCCAGAACACGGAGTGGGAGCGGTCGCGGCTCAAGGTCGAAGCGGAGGCGGTGAGCATGGCGACCGTGAGCGGGACGTTCGTCGAGATCCGCCTCGACGACATCGGCGATATCACCACGGGCCGACGGACCATCATCGACGACGACCGCCTGGTGCTCGAAGTCGAACACTCCGACGAGGAGACGAGCGTCCAGACGTACATCTCCGGCACCGACCGCCAGATGTCGTTCCTCGAATCGGTGCTCCGGAAGGGCGAAGAGCAGTCCGAGACGTCGCTGGAGCTGTCGAAAACCGACAAACAGGTGCTCACGGCGCTGTACTCCGGCGTCTCGCCGTTCGACATTCCCTCGTTTCTCGGCCTCGACGTCGACGAGGTCGAGGAGCTGTACGTCAGGCTCATCGACCACGACGTCCTCAACGAGGTCAGGGTCCGACACGAGGTGACGCTGAACGCCCGTGGCCGGAGCATCGCGAGCGACGTCATCTCCGACCAGTAACCCCGGCTAACCACGGTCGAGGACGGGCGATCGTCGATTCGACGCTCAGATGTCTCTTGGGAGTTCCGTAGAGGTCTGTTGAAAGTTCTGCAGAAGTCCTTTGAAAGATTCCTCAGAAGTTGATGTCCTCGAACCGCTCGTTGATCAGGAACTGCGCCTGGGGTGTGAGTTCGTGCGGCGGATCGATCGACTCGATGAGCCCGTTGTCGTCGAGGGTTTCGAGGTGGTCGTCCAGGACCGACTCGTCCACGTCGAGCAACGCGGCGAGGTCGACACCGCTCGCCGCCGTGCCCGCCGAGTAGAGGCCGACGAGCACTTCGAGGGCGTCGTCGGAGAGGTCGATGTCGCGGACGTCCGACGCGAGGTAGTGGTACATCTGTCTGAGGTAGCGTCCGAGGATGTTCATCTTGCGTCGGGACGACATCGACACCTCGGTCGTGACGGTCTGGGTCTGGGTGACGTGCTGGACGGAGAGCACGAGCCGTGGCTCGTCCTCGATCGTCCGTTCGAGCACCTCGAAGAAGACGACGCTACCGAGGTCGATCTCGAACACCCCATCGCCGATCGTCAGCTCCTCCGTCCCGGGGAAGGCGACACAGTCGGTGTCGAGGTGGAGTCCGACCTCGCGGATGGACTCCTCTTGGAACCGACCTCCGATCTTCGCGGGGTGTTTGAGCGCCACGGTCGACCCGTGGAGCGTCGCCCGGTAGAGGATGAGCGAGAACTTCTCGATGGTCTCGCGGTCACCGCCGACGACGGTCGTCCGCTGGACGCCGTTGACGACGTAGCCGACCATCACCGTGTGGTCGAAGAACTGCTCGACCTCCGGCGGGACCTGTCCGACGGCGACGTCGAAGATCGACGTGAGCGGCACGACCGTCTTCGAGTCCGACGTCGCCAGGATGAGCCGCTGTTCGCTCATCAACACGCGGCCCTTGAGCGGGTCGAACGTCCCCGACCCCCCGGCGACGAAGTTCGCCACGAAGTCGACGACGATTGACTCCCCCGATTTGGTCCGGGTGAGCCGCCGTCTCGCCTCGTCTTCACCCCGTGCGGCCTCGGTCGCTGCTTGCTGTTTTCGCTCCCCCTCGGTCGTTTCGGTGTCCGCATCCGCGTCCGGGTTCGAGGTCGACGAACTGTCGCTCACGCGGAGATCAGCGCTCCGGCGAGGTGTGAGGTCACGACGGCGAGGATACTCCCGATCCACGCGAGCGCGACGAAGTGGAGGTAGGAGTTGGCCTTGTGGCCACCGTCGACGACGCGGATCATCAGCGACGACAACAGGGCGTTGAACAGGATGATGAGCGTCAGGAGGTACTCGATCGTGGGCACGTCGTACACACCGGCGTGGATGATCGTGCCGACGTTCGTCCCGGTAAGGTCCATCTGTGCGGAGATCCCGACGAGGATCTCGACCACTTCCAGTCCGATGAAGAAGGCGAAGGCGGCCGAGGCAGTGATCCCGTAGAGGACGCCGATGAGGGTGATCGTCGCCTGTTGGCGCTGGCGACGGAGCTGGAGCACCTCGTTCATGTTCCGGCTGATGAGCTCGCCGAGTTGCTTTGGGCTCCCGCCCATCTGTCGGCCGACGAGATACATCTCGGAGAACTTCTGGATGAGGTACGAGCTGGCCTCGGCGGTGAAGTAAAACCACGCCTTCGTCGGTTCGATCCGCATCTTCAGCCGGGTGTACAGCCGGTTGACGTCCGCCGTGAGCGTGCCGAAGTCCTTCTTCCGGAGCGTCTTGAGCACCGCCGAGGTGGTCGCCTGCTTCGCGCTCTCGGAGGAGCCGAGCGCGCGGATGAAGCCGGGGAACTCCTCGTCGCGGCCCTTGATCGAGTTCTCGTGTCGCCGCGCGAGGATCCCCGGGATCGCAAGCGGTGTGAGCGGTGCCGACATCAGGATCGGGATCGGGACGCCCTCCAACACGCCGCGCATCGCCCGGCCGACCGGCGTGAGGCCGAACGTCCCGAGCGCGAGCGCGAAGATGAGGATGAACGACAGCCCGACCGCGCCGTAGAGGCTGATGTCCACCTGGCGGACCGGCCGGGTGCGGTACTCCTCCTGGAGGTACCACAGAGGGTCGTACGGCGACATCGTCCGCATGACGAAGTAAAAGCCGAGCTGGACGAAGACGAACAGGATGATGACCGCGAGGATGGTCGTCGTCGCGTCGGTCCCCGTGAGGATCGGGAGGACGATCGCGTTGATCAGCCCGAACGTCATCGAAAGGATCATCGACAGGTAGAGGTCCTTCATCACTTCGAGGTTCTCCAGGGCACCCTCGTACACCGTGACGTACGACTGGATCATCGCCTCCTGCTCGCCGAGGAGGAAGTCGTCGATTCCTTGACCCGCGTTCAACGCGTACGCCAGCCGATCGAGGAAGTCAGCCATCGGCTTCGATGGCACCTCCCGGGCCCGCCGTTTGCACGCGTCGTCGAGCGACTGGTTCCAGGCGTCGACGAGCTGGACGATCCGGTTCATCTCGGTCGCGAGTTCGCCGTACTCCTCCTCGCGCGAGAGCGCGCGGAACACTTCGACGCGGTCGATGTTCGTCGTCGACAGCACCGTCATGTGGGTGATGAGTAGGTGGAGCTGGTTCTCCAGGCCGCGGCGCTGCTGTTCGACGAGCAGGCGCGGGTACAGAAGCGCCGTCGCGGCCAGGAGGACGCCCAAGAAGAAGATCGGCAGCCGGACGAGGAGCGGAAGTGGGAGGACGACCGACCCGAGCGTCGACAGCAGGAAGAACAGCGCGGCCGGCGAGACGACGAGCAGGAGGTAGCGCTCGACGCGCATCGGCATCCGCTGGTACGACTCCCAGACGGAGTCGGCGAACTCCTTGAAGCGGGCGGTGCCGGTCGCGACGTTCGTGTTCGATCCCATCTGTCATCGTCTCAGTGAGGCCATGTCGAAGGGGAGGCCCTCCACCCCGTCACGCTGGAAGTCCTCGATCAGTTCGTTCACGTCGTGGTAGCCGACGACGTTCTCTTGGATCGCGCGTCTGATGATCTCCGCGCGGAACTCGATGTCGTCGTAGATGTCGCGCGTGTCGGCGTAGCCGAGCAGTTGGGCGACCTTCTCCTCCATGATGTAGGAGTTATTCATCCCCTGGAAGACGATCTCGTCGTCGACGGGATCCCAGTAGAACACCTCGCGGGTGACGACCCCGCCCATCTCCTTCGAGTAGCCCTCGATCTCGACGACGCTCGTCACGCGGCGGAGGATGTCGTCCCCCCGCCGAACGCGGTTCTGGAACAGTGCGATGTCGGCGTTGTCCATGAACGTCTCGGGGACGTTGATCGGGTCGCCGGTGAAGCGCTGGATCATGGAGACGATGTCGGACGCGTGGAAGGTGAGGATGACCGGGTGACCCGTCTGCGCCGCCTGAAACGCCATCCGCCCCTCCTCGCCACGCACCTCCCCCACGATGATGTAGTCGGGGCGCGACCGGAGCGCTGCGGCGACGAGGTCGAACATGTCGACCTCGGAGTCGCTCCCGCGTCCCTCGCGGGTGAGCAGTTGCTGCCAAGTGTTGTGCGGCGGGAGCACCTCGGCAGTGTCCTCCGCGGTGTAGATCTTCGAGTCGCGGGGGATGAACGACAGCATCGCGTTCAGCGTCGTCGTCTTCCCGGACGCCGTTTCGCCGACGACGAAGATTGTCCGCTCGTTCTCCAGGGCGACCCACAGGTACGCGGCGAGTTCCGGGGAGAGCGTCCCCCACTTCGTGATCTGGTAAATCGACAGCGGAACGTCGTCGCCCT
This Salinigranum marinum DNA region includes the following protein-coding sequences:
- a CDS encoding CheF family chemotaxis protein: MKQGEYKLSDTHGRFLRAERNGRELQDAAWTSGRILLSNRRLILAGSGGKRTFPLSTIEGVEGRYDVNQDVASVSNYLSLRIPNGVVLVAPTEYETFEQEFYGAVLNEGTFLARHPAVEGGVVQNTEWERSRLKVEAEAVSMATVSGTFVEIRLDDIGDITTGRRTIIDDDRLVLEVEHSDEETSVQTYISGTDRQMSFLESVLRKGEEQSETSLELSKTDKQVLTALYSGVSPFDIPSFLGLDVDEVEELYVRLIDHDVLNEVRVRHEVTLNARGRSIASDVISDQ
- a CDS encoding CheF family chemotaxis protein yields the protein MSDSSSTSNPDADADTETTEGERKQQAATEAARGEDEARRRLTRTKSGESIVVDFVANFVAGGSGTFDPLKGRVLMSEQRLILATSDSKTVVPLTSIFDVAVGQVPPEVEQFFDHTVMVGYVVNGVQRTTVVGGDRETIEKFSLILYRATLHGSTVALKHPAKIGGRFQEESIREVGLHLDTDCVAFPGTEELTIGDGVFEIDLGSVVFFEVLERTIEDEPRLVLSVQHVTQTQTVTTEVSMSSRRKMNILGRYLRQMYHYLASDVRDIDLSDDALEVLVGLYSAGTAASGVDLAALLDVDESVLDDHLETLDDNGLIESIDPPHELTPQAQFLINERFEDINF
- a CDS encoding type II/IV secretion system ATPase subunit, whose protein sequence is MATEHGSARISEELKRHASRWDHLRDHLKRFKQITGEFPLLVDEPSDYESRRPNVLYHLGGPIYCQIYGNFGETTKYYTIEPELDESERAVFDDVKDKILEYSVRKPAPESDAEYEQRIEELLEEVVTVREPVPEDEQTTIQQLKGKLDIGRVAVPESTYEKMQYRLVRDIVGLGPLEPIMRDPENEDIHVIGPNQVDVDHGTFGLLETSVEFDSVEQFDNWLRNMGERIGDPVSDAHPIVDSTLPDGSRINIIYSDDISLKGSSLTIRQGDDVPLSIYQITKWGTLSPELAAYLWVALENERTIFVVGETASGKTTTLNAMLSFIPRDSKIYTAEDTAEVLPPHNTWQQLLTREGRGSDSEVDMFDLVAAALRSRPDYIIVGEVRGEEGRMAFQAAQTGHPVILTFHASDIVSMIQRFTGDPINVPETFMDNADIALFQNRVRRGDDILRRVTSVVEIEGYSKEMGGVVTREVFYWDPVDDEIVFQGMNNSYIMEEKVAQLLGYADTRDIYDDIEFRAEIIRRAIQENVVGYHDVNELIEDFQRDGVEGLPFDMASLRR
- the flaJ gene encoding archaellar assembly protein FlaJ, which encodes MPMRVERYLLLVVSPAALFFLLSTLGSVVLPLPLLVRLPIFFLGVLLAATALLYPRLLVEQQRRGLENQLHLLITHMTVLSTTNIDRVEVFRALSREEEYGELATEMNRIVQLVDAWNQSLDDACKRRAREVPSKPMADFLDRLAYALNAGQGIDDFLLGEQEAMIQSYVTVYEGALENLEVMKDLYLSMILSMTFGLINAIVLPILTGTDATTTILAVIILFVFVQLGFYFVMRTMSPYDPLWYLQEEYRTRPVRQVDISLYGAVGLSFILIFALALGTFGLTPVGRAMRGVLEGVPIPILMSAPLTPLAIPGILARRHENSIKGRDEEFPGFIRALGSSESAKQATTSAVLKTLRKKDFGTLTADVNRLYTRLKMRIEPTKAWFYFTAEASSYLIQKFSEMYLVGRQMGGSPKQLGELISRNMNEVLQLRRQRQQATITLIGVLYGITASAAFAFFIGLEVVEILVGISAQMDLTGTNVGTIIHAGVYDVPTIEYLLTLIILFNALLSSLMIRVVDGGHKANSYLHFVALAWIGSILAVVTSHLAGALISA
- a CDS encoding protein-glutamate O-methyltransferase CheR, which codes for MATTESRAFDRLLDYIEESLGFATSMYNNAYLDRRISARMRRNDADSYRAYQRRLESDDEEQQALLDALSVNVTSFFRNADVWEALRPVLRELTAAGRTKVWSAACSDGREAYSLAMLAHDDPEVRADRIRIVGTDIKRSILQAAKRGEYLASETNDLESQLAPIGDYERYVERDEDCYRVSRPVKRMVEFRRHDLIRESPPHEFDLVLCRNLFIYVDADAKRAVFETLGSGLRPGGYLTIGMTETVPSACRSWFEPVEKRLRIYRSTR